In Pseudobacteroides sp., one DNA window encodes the following:
- a CDS encoding ABC transporter ATP-binding protein yields MEVVLEIQELNKVYKNGRGIRDINLNICKGDVFGFLGSNGAGKTTAMKVMTGLMKPDSGDVRIFGHSITSQYEKAMKNVGCIIETAESYPYLTAYENLKQIARYYDNIDDIRIDEVLDIVGMLKYRNEKTRNFSLGMKQRLGIASAILPNPKLVILDEPLNGLDVEGMVAIRNLIRKLSDEEKTTFFISSHLIHDVELTCNRVGVIFNGKLINEDYTSNILKDYSTLENYFISEVDSHGRA; encoded by the coding sequence ATGGAAGTAGTGCTTGAGATACAAGAGCTCAACAAAGTATACAAAAATGGACGGGGTATTAGGGATATCAATTTAAATATTTGCAAGGGCGATGTTTTTGGTTTTCTAGGCTCAAACGGTGCGGGTAAGACAACTGCAATGAAAGTCATGACGGGATTGATGAAGCCGGACTCCGGAGATGTCAGGATATTCGGACACAGTATTACCTCTCAATATGAAAAAGCCATGAAGAATGTAGGGTGCATAATTGAAACAGCTGAATCTTACCCCTATCTTACGGCTTATGAAAACCTGAAACAAATTGCCAGGTACTATGATAATATTGATGATATAAGAATTGATGAAGTATTGGATATTGTAGGGATGCTGAAATACAGAAATGAGAAGACCAGGAACTTTTCTCTTGGTATGAAGCAGAGACTTGGCATTGCTTCTGCCATACTACCAAATCCAAAACTGGTTATTTTGGACGAACCGTTAAATGGGCTTGATGTTGAGGGTATGGTAGCAATCAGAAATCTTATAAGGAAACTTTCCGATGAAGAAAAGACTACTTTTTTTATCTCAAGCCATTTGATACATGATGTGGAACTCACATGTAACAGGGTTGGTGTAATTTTTAATGGAAAGCTTATAAATGAAGATTACACCTCAAATATTTTAAAGGATTACTCGACTCTGGAAAACTATTTTATAAGTGAGGTTGACAGCCATGGAAGAGCTTAG